From Lycium ferocissimum isolate CSIRO_LF1 chromosome 12, AGI_CSIRO_Lferr_CH_V1, whole genome shotgun sequence, one genomic window encodes:
- the LOC132039894 gene encoding calcium-dependent protein kinase 7-like: protein MGNCCGTVGKSSEKKKNKNKNKPNPFALDYGGATSQSDGNKKLIVLKDPTGHNIQEKYDLGRELGRGEFGVTYLCTDNDTGEKYACKSILKKKLRTAIDIDDVRREVEIMKHLPKHPNIVTLKDTYEDDNAVHIVMELCEGGELFDRIVARGHYTERAAAFIMKTIVEVVQMCHMHGVMHRDLKPENFLFGNKKETAPLKAIDFGLSVFFKPGERFNEIVGSPYYMAPEVLKRNYGPEVDVWSAGVILYILLCGVPPFWAETEQGVAQAIIRSVVDFKRDPWPKVSDNAKDLVKKMLDPDPTRRLTAQQVLEHTWLQNIKKAPNISLGETVKARLKQFSVMNKLKKRALTIIAEFLSAEEVAGMKDAFDMMDTGKKGKINLGELKIGLQKLGHQIPDADLQILMEAADVDGDGSLNYGEFVAVSVHLRKMANDEHLHKAFSFFDRNESGYIEIEELRSALSDEDGGNTEEVINAIMHDVDTDKDGRISYEEFAAMMKAGTDWRKASRQYSRERFNSLSLKLMRDGSLQAGNEAR, encoded by the exons ATGGGAAATTGTTGTGGGACAGTTGGTAAATCTtctgagaaaaagaagaacaagaataagAACAAACCAAACCCTTTTGCTCTTGATTATGGGGGTGCAACATCTCAAAGTGATGGAAACAAAAAGCTTATTGTGTTGAAAGATCCAACAGGGcataatattcaagaaaaatatgatCTTGGTCGAGAACTCGGTAGAGGAGAATTTGGGGTTACATATTTATGTACTGATAATGATACAGGAGAGAAATATGCTTGCAAATCGATATTGAAGAAGAAACTTAGGACTGCTATAGATATCGATGATGTTAGGAGAGAGGTTGAGATTATGAAGCATTTGCCTAAACATCCTAATATTGTGACTTTGAAGGATACTTATGAGGATGATAATGCAGTGCACATTGTGATGGAACTTTGTGAGGGTGGCGAGTTGTTTGATAGGATTGTTGCTAGGGGACATTATACCGAGAGAGCCGCCGCTTTTATCATGAAGACTATAGTAGAAGTTGTTCAG ATGTGTCATATGCATGGAGTAATGCATCGTGATCTCAAACCAGAGAACTTTCTCTTTGGTAACAAGAAAGAAACTGCTCCTCTGAAGGCTATTGACTTTGGATTGTCAGTATTTTTTAAACCCG GGGAACGCTTTAATGAGATAGTAGGAAGTCCTTATTACATGGCTCCAGAGGTTCTAAAACGCAACTATGGCCCGGAGGTTGACGTCTGGAGTGCTGGAGTTATCCTTTATATTCTTCTTTGTGGTGTTCCACCTTTCTGGGCAG AGACTGAACAAGGAGTAGCCCAAGCAATTATTCGCTCTGTGGTTGATTTTAAGAGAGATCCATGGCCTAAGGTTTCTGATAACGCAAAGGATCTTGTAAAGAAGATGCTTGATCCAGATCCAACTCGACGGCTCACAGCTCAGCAGGTTCTTG AGCATACCTGgctacaaaatataaagaaagcACCAAATATCTCATTGGGTGAGACAGTGAAAGCAAGGCTCAAACAATTTTCAGTAATGAACAAGCTCAAGAAAAGAGCTCTGACG ATTATCGCCGAGTTTTTGTCAGCGGAAGAAGTGGCTGGAATGAAGGATGCATTTGACATGATGGATACAGGAAAGAAAGGCAAGATTAACCTTGGAGAACTTAAAATTGGTTTGCAAAAGCTGGGCCATCAGATCCCTGATGCTGATCTTCAGATTCTTATGGAAGCT GCTGATGTTGATGGAGATGGAAGCTTAAATTACGGGGAGTTTGTGGCTGTATCTGTCCATCTTAGGAAGATGGCAAATGATGAGCACCTGCACAAAGCGTTTTCATTTTTCGACAGAAATGAGAGTGGTTACATAGAAATAGAGGAGCTGCGGAGTGCCTTGAGTGATGAGGATGGTGGCAACACTGAGGAAGTCATCAACGCCATTATGCATGATGTTGACACTGACAAG GATGGTCGGATTAGTTACGAGGAATTTGCTGCGATGATGAAGGCTGGTACGGATTGGAGAAAAGCATCGAGACAGTATTCTCGTGAACGATTCAACAGTCTCAGCTTAAAATTGATGAGGGACGGCTCGTTACAAGCCGGAAATGAAGCTAGATGA